From Candidatus Methylomirabilota bacterium:
GTCGGTCTGGGAGAGCACGACGTCGAATGGGGCAGCGTAGGCTCTTCCGATAGGCCGGGTGGTGAGATACTGCCACAGCGTCCCCGAGAGATTCATGGCGATGCGCTGATGGCCCTCGGACGGCGATGGGGTCATATAGTGTTCTCCATCGATGAGTTCATGACGTTTGCCGTCATCGGGGAACAGCAGGTAATCGTTATAGGTGAACTTCACTTGGACGGTCATGGCCTCATCCTCCTCATGCACCATGAGCCTATCAGGAACCGGCAGCAGCGTCAAGCGCGCTAGTCCCAGCTCGCACGGGTACCAACCATGCGCTCGACTGGCGTCTGAGTCTATGCGATGGTTTCAATGCCGGTCGACGGTCAGACGGCGGATCTTGAGGTTGCCTGCTATAGTAGTCCTCTGGATGCGTTCCCCTTGTGCATTCAAGAAGCTTGGCGGACTGCGTGAGAGCTACCCGACTCGGCACGAGCCCGTTTGACCACCCTTCGCTGCAGTGATAGAAGGAAGAAGAGATGGTGGTCAGGCTACAACGTATCGAAAGCACGTTCGATTTGCACGACCTGATACCCGGAGTTTATTCGCGTTTGTGAAAACTCCCTAAAGCTGCTACCATCAAAGGCGATCCGAGGCAGAAAGAGAAGAGGAGACGAGGCATGGCGGAAGCCGAATTGTTGGCGCGGATTCAAGTCAACCCAAAAATCTTCGGCGGGAAGCCCGTCATCCGGGGTATGCGGATTGCGGTAGAGCACATCCTGGGGATGCTCGCAGCAGGTGAGACGGCGGAGACCATCCTTAAGGAGTACCCATTTCTGGAAGCAGAGGATATTCAGGCTTGTTTGCTCTTTGCTTACCGGTCTGTGACGGGTGAGCAAATCCATGAGTGGGTACCTGTCGCCAATCGCTGATGAAGTTCCCGCTCGATGTCTGCGTCTGTTCCCGCTCGCTGCACCGACTACTGACCGATCTGAAACATGATGTCCGACTGGCATCGGACATTGATCCACGCGCTGACGACCAAACGCTGCTTGATCTCGCCTTGTTGGAAAGCCGAATCGCCGTGACCGCGGACAAGGACTTCGGGGAGCTCGTCTTTGTCTACGGTAGTCCTCATCAGACAATCGTGCGGTTCGTGGAGATGCGGGTTGACGAACAAGTAGCCGCGATGCGAGAACTTCTGGAGCGGTATCAGGCTGAGCTGGAGTCCGGCGCAATGATCGTTGTGACTCGCGATCGCGTCCGTGTACGCCCCTGAACGCTACATCACTTCGCATAAAGCTCGGTCCGGTTACCAGAAGATCTTCGAGAGGTCG
This genomic window contains:
- a CDS encoding DUF5615 family PIN-like protein: MGTCRQSLMKFPLDVCVCSRSLHRLLTDLKHDVRLASDIDPRADDQTLLDLALLESRIAVTADKDFGELVFVYGSPHQTIVRFVEMRVDEQVAAMRELLERYQAELESGAMIVVTRDRVRVRP
- a CDS encoding DUF433 domain-containing protein; its protein translation is MAEAELLARIQVNPKIFGGKPVIRGMRIAVEHILGMLAAGETAETILKEYPFLEAEDIQACLLFAYRSVTGEQIHEWVPVANR